A stretch of the Papaver somniferum cultivar HN1 chromosome 6, ASM357369v1, whole genome shotgun sequence genome encodes the following:
- the LOC113286874 gene encoding RNA helicase aquarius-like, with amino-acid sequence MPTVYGVGTYDFKRHRVAEYPVEIPDRPPEQKPLSTVSNSITLIEIQKDRLTKIASSNWSKTATDSNKPFNPDLVKEIYESELLAKEGHKTVSLQRVMVLEVSQYLENYLWPNFDPETASFEHVMSMILMINEKFRENVSAWMCFHEKKDLFKSFLERVLRLKEGRALSIAEKTNYLLFMINVFQSLEDDIVSQTVLKLASLQVWSCLSYGRFQMEMCLNPNLIKKWKKMIKKESKVAEKRGEPFDLLSKLEIRFVKNLIEEFLEILDSRVFPQRQSDQEDCQLGGSVQVDDGCVLYCERFMEFLIDLLSQLPTRRFLRPVVADVAVVPKCHLSALYNHPKGRLFAQLVDLLQFYEGFEINDHTGTQLSDDNVLVAHYSRVKTFQLFAFKKLPKLNELALANVGSIHKRADLSKRLSVLSPEELHDLVCNKLKLVCSKDPWAKRVDFLLEVMVSFFEKRQSQKEAINALPLYPNEQIMWDESLVPSINYSGEGCLALPKLNLQFLTLHDYLLRNFNLFRLESTYEIREDIQEAIPHLLAYINIEGETAFRGWSRMGVPIKEFRIKEVKQPNIGEVKPAAVTADVTFSISSYKAQVRSEWNSLKEHDVLFLLSIRPSFEPLSSEEAAKSTVPERLGLQFVRGCEVIEIRDEEGGLMNDFTGRIKRDEWKPPKGELRTVTVALDTAQYYMDVNDIAEKGADDVYGTFNILLRRKPKENNFKAILESIRDLMNESCIVPDWLHNIFLGYGNPSAAQWTNMPDLLDTVDFKDTFLDADHLRRSFPDYQVCFTGPDGNEISNPEPPFRLKFPKAMKSSSHALPGNTKSARDEQNDVHMVDAGSELEKLIVEAYVPPDPGPYPQDQPRKNSVKFTPTQVGAIISGVQPGLTMVVGPPGTGKTDTAVQILNVLYHNCPSQRTLIITHSNQALNDLFEKIMQRDVPARYLLRLGQGEQELATDLDFSRQGRVNAMLVRRLELLAEVERLARSLQLPEDVGYTCETAGYFWLLHVYSRWEQFLSACAQNQDKPTFVKERFPFAEYFSNTVQPVFSGQSFEKDMHAAKGCFRHLQTMFQELEECRAFELLKSTADRANYLMTKQAKIVAMTCTHAALKRKDFLQLGFKYDNLLMEESAQILEIETFIPMLLQRQEDGYARLKRCILIGDHHQLPPVVKNMAFQKYSHMDQSLFTRFVRLGIPYIELNAQGRARPNIAKLYNWRYRDLGDLPIVREQAIFHTANAGFAYDYQLVDVPDYNGRGESAPSPWFYQNEGEAEYIVSVYIYMRLLGYPASKISILTTYNGQKLLIRDVISRRCSHPFIGPPNKVTTVDKFQGQQNDFILLSLVRTRFVGHLRDVRRLIVAMSRARLGIYVFCRRSLFEQCYELQPTFKLLLQRPDQLGLNFNETTSVTERDVGDTGRASFVSGIEEMASIVDVKMHQAYQAYQANQVSHS; translated from the exons ATGCCTACTGTATACGGCGTAGGAACCTATGATTTCAAACGGCATAGAGTTGCAGAATACCCTGTGGAGATTCCGGATCGACCGCCTGAACAGAAACCATTATCTACCGTATCTAATTCAATCACACTAATTGAAATTCAGAAAGATAGGTTAACGAAGATTGCATCAAGCAATTGGTCAAAAACAGCTACGGATTCGAATAAGCCTTTTAATCCTGATTTGGTGAAGGAGATTTATGAGTCTGAGCTGTTAGCAAAAGAAGGGCATAAGACTGTTTCGTTGCAGAGAGTTATGGTTTTAGAGGTTTCTCAGTATTTGGAGAATTATCTTTGGCCTAATTTTGATCCTGAGACTGCTAGCTTTGAACATGTTATGAGTATGATACTCATGATTAACGAGAAG TTTAGAGAGAATGTAAGTGCGTGGATGTGTTTTCACGAGAAAAAGGATTTGTTTAAATCGTTTCTAGAAAGAGTTCTTCGACTAAAAGAG GGAAGGGCTTTAAGTATAGCAGAGAAGACCAACTATTTGCTTTTCATGATTAATGTCTTTCAG AGTTTGGAAGATGATATTGTCAGTCAGACAGTGTTGAAGCTAGCAAGTCTGCAGGTCTGGAGTTGTTTGTCTTATGGCCGGTTTCAG ATGGAGATGTGCCTCAACCCCAATCTaataaagaaatggaaaaagatgaTAAAGAAAGAATCTAAGGTTGCCGAGAAACGAGGAGAGCCTTTTGACCTGTTAAGCAAGCTCGAAATAAGATTTGTGAAGAATCTGATTGAGGAATTTTTGGAG ATACTCGATTCCCGGGTTTTTCCACAGAGGCAGTCAGATCAGGAAGATTGTCAACTTGGTGGTTCTGTCCAAGTTGATGATGGATGTGTATTGTACTGTGAAAGGTTCATGGAGTTCCTCATTGATTTGTTGAGCCAACTGCCCACAAGGAG GTTTTTGAGGCCTGTTGTTGCTGATGTTGCGGTCGTTCCCAAGTGTCATTTAAGTGCTCTTTATAATCACCCAAAGGGGCGCCTTTTTGCACAGTTGGTTGATCTTCTACAGTTCTACGAAGGGTTTGAAATTAATGATCATACTGGGACTCAGCTGTCCGACGACAATGTGCTTGTTGCTCACTATTCTCGTGTTAAAACTTTCCAGTTATTCGCGTTCAAGAAACTTCCCAAG TTGAACGAGCTTGCGTTGGCTAATGTTGGCTCCATTCACAAAAGGGCTGATCTTTCGAAAAGATTGTCTGTGCTCTCTCCTGAGGAACTACATGACTTGGTTTGCAATAAG CTCAAGTTGGTGTGTAGCAAGGATCCCTGGGCAAAGAGGGTTGATTTTCTTCTTGAAGTCATGGTCTCCTTTTTTGAGAAACGCCAGTCCCAAAAGGAAGCTATAAATGCACTACCGTTATACCCAAATGAGCAGATAATGTGGGATGAAAGCCTTGTTCCAAGTATTAATTACTCTGGGGAAGGATGCCTGGCACTCCCGAAGCTTAATCTTCAGTTTCTGACCcttcatgattatcttttgagaaACTTTAATCTTTTCCGTCTTGAATCAACATATGAAATTCGTGAAGACATTCAGGAAGCCATTCCACATCTTCTTGCATACATAAATATTGAGGGTGAAACTGCTTTTCGAGGTTGGTCAAGGATGGGAGTGCCAATCAAGGAATTCAGGATCAAAGAGGTAAAGCAACCAAACATAGGAGAGGTCAAGCCAGCTGCTGTAACTGCGGATGTAACGTTCAGTATTTCTAGTTATAAAGCTCAAGTCAGGTCAGAATGGAATTCACTTAAAGAGCATGATGTGTTATTTCTACTCTCAATCCGTCCTTCATTTGAGCCTCTCAGTTCAGAGGAAGCTGCAAAATCAACTGTACCAGAGAGGCTCGGCCTTCAGTTTGTACGTGGATGTGAAGTTATTGAGATCCGCGACGAAGAGGGAGGTCTCATGAATGATTTTACTGGGCGAATCAAAAGAGATGAATGGAAACCCCCTAAAGGTGAATTGCGAACTGTTACAGTTGCCTTGGATACAGCACAGTACTACATGGATGTGAACGACATTGCAGAGAAAGGTGCAGATGATGTTTATGGGACATTTAATATACTATTAAGGAGAAAACCCAAAGAAAATAACTTCAAAGCAATCCTGGAGTCCATAAGAGACCTTATGAATGAATCTTGTATTGTTCCCGACTGGTTGCACAATATATTCTTGGGTTATGGGAACCCTTCTGCGGCACAATGGACAAATATGCCTGATCTTCTTGATACAGTAGACTTCAAAGACACGTTTCTTGATGCGGATCATCTGAGAAGAAGTTTTCCAGATTACCAG GTTTGCTTTACAGGTCCAGATGGCAATGAAATTTCAAATCCTGAACCGCCTTTTCGGTTGAAGTTTCCAAAGGCCATGAAAAGCAGTTCTCATGCGCTGCCAGGGAATACAAAATCAGCTAGAGATGAACAGAATGATGTGCATATGGTGGATGCAGGTTCTGAACTTGAAAAGCTTATTGTTGAGGCATATGTCCCCCCAGATCCAGGTCCATATCCCCAAGATCAGCCTAGAAAGAACTCTGTTAAATTCACACCCACCCAG GTTGGAGCCATCATCTCTGGTGTACAGCCAGGCTTAACAATGGTTGTTGGTCCTCCTGGTACTGGAAAGACTGATACAGCTGTACAGATCTTGAATGTTCTATATCATAATTGTCCATCTCAAAGAACGCTGATTATTACTCACTCGAATCAGGCTCTGAATGATCTTTTTGAAAAGATAATGCAG AGGGATGTCCCTGCGAGGTACCTTCTTCGTTTGGGTCAAGGAGAGCAAGAATTAGCAACTGATCTTGATTTTAGTCGGCAAGGCAGAGTAAACGCTATGCTTGTTCGACGATTAGAGCTTCTTGCTGAAGTAGAAAGGCTTGCTAGATCACTTCAACTGCCAGAAGATGTGGGATACACATGTGAAACTGCTGGATACTTTTGGTTGCTTCATGTTTACTCACGGTGGGAGCAGTTTTTATCAGCTTGCGCACAAAATCAAGATAAGCCCACATTTGTTAAAGAGAGGTTTCCATTTGCTGAGTACTTCTCCAACACAGTTCAACCAGTCTTCTCAGGCCAGTCCTTTGAAAAAGACATGCATGCAGCAAAAGGATGTTTCCGTCATCTTCAAACAATGTTTCAAGAACTTGAAGAGTGTAGGGCTTTTGAATTGCTCAAGTCTACGGCTGATCGGGCAAATTATCTGATGACTAAACAAGCAAAGATTGTGGCGATGACCTGCACCCATGCGGCTCTTAAGAGGAAGGACTTCCTTCAGCTAGGATTTAAGTATGATAACTTGCTTATGGAAGAAAGCGCACAGATTTTAGAGATTGAGACTTTCATTCCAATGCTACTTCAGAGACAGGAGGATGGTTATGCACGTCTCAAACGTTGCATATTGATTGGTGATCACCACCAGTTGCCTCCAGTTGTGAAGAATATGGCTTTCCAGAAATACAGCCACATGGACCAGAGCTTGTTTACAAGATTTGTTCGTCTAGGTATACCGTATATTGAGCTTAACGCACAAGGTAGAGCCAGGCCAAATATAGCCAAGCTGTACAACTGGAGATACAGGGATCTCGGAGACCTGCCAATTGTGCGAGAGCAAGCTATTTTCCATACAGCAAATGCAGGATTTGCTTATGACTATCAGCTGGTAGATGTTCCTGACTATAACGGTAGAGGTGAAAGTGCTCCATCTCCTTGGTTTTAccaaaatgaaggagaggctgaGTATATAGTTAGTGTGTACATCTACATGCGCTTGCTAGGTTATCCTGCAAGTAAGATTTCTATATTGACAACCTACAACGGTCAGAAACTACTCATTCGTGATGTTATCTCTAGACGTTGCTCACATCCCTTCATTGGTCCACCAAACAAG GTTACCACGGTTGACAAGTTTCAAGGTCAGCAGAACGACTTCATCTTACTGTCTCTTGTCCGTACCCGCTTTGTTGGGCATCTTCGTGATGTGAGAAGATTGATTGTTGCCATGTCTCGAGCACGACTCGGTATCTACGTTTTCTGTCGTCGGTCACTGTTTGAACAATGTTATGAACTACAACCCACCttcaaacttcttcttcaaagaCCTGATCAGCTGGGATTGAACTTCAACGAGACCACTTCAGTTACAGAACGCGATGTTGGAGACACCGGAAGGGCCAGTTTTGTGAGTGGCATTGAAGAAATGGCCAGTATTGTTGATGTAAAGATGCATCAAGCCTATCAGGCCTATCAGGCTAACCAGGTCAGTCACTCATAG
- the LOC113286875 gene encoding protein EARLY-RESPONSIVE TO DEHYDRATION 7, chloroplastic-like produces MESEKPRNKSSSSSLYPQVIESNPDSSSPFSTNPKTSSLYPSVHSSDPVTTTTINNNSNTYSSSSGSFYPSLDMKDLVDNLFPDEVHNQNHNTSSSAPTAPIESVEEVLIKIPGALVHLIDKQQSVELACGDLSIVRLRQNENVVAVLVRVSDQIQWPLAKDEAAVKLDDSHYFFSLRIPSTSVKVTGSDSDEEAGPHQYIDNEFLNYGVTIASKGQGGLIKELDGILEHYSSFSVQKVSEKSDVLDGSMAKEISPAEMKSEGKKKELMEDRSAAYWTTIAPNVEDYSGCVAKLIASGSGQMIRGILWCGDVTVSRLKWGNDFLTRRMDPCTKQAEVSPQTMRRIKRVKRMTKMSEKVATGVLSGVVKVSGFFTSPIVNSKAGKKFFSLLPGEIVLASLDGFSKVFDAVEVAGKNVMSTTSTVTTGLVSHKYGDKAAEATNEGMDAAGHAFGTAWAVLKIRNALNPKSAFKPTSLAKSAAKAAAADLKASKAKKK; encoded by the exons ATGGAATCTGAAAAACCAAGAAacaaatcatcttcatcatctctatACCCACAAGTAATTGAATCAAACCCAGACAGTTCTTCCCCCTTTTCAACGAACCCTAAAACTTCTTCATTATATCCATCCGTTCACTCATCTGACccagtcaccaccaccaccatcaacaacaactctAATACTTACTCATCATCTTCCGGTTCTTTCTATCCATCTCTAGACATGAAAGATCTAGTTGATAATCTTTTCCCAGATgaagtccacaatcagaatcacAACACCAGTAGTTCAGCCCCAACTGCACCAATTGAATCAGTCGAGGAAGTTCTAATAAAGATCCCCGGTGCATTAGTTCATCTGATTGATAAACAACAAAGTGTTGAACTAGCTTGTGGAGATTTGAGTATCGTTAGGCTCAGACAAAATGAAAATGTGGTCGCGGTTCTTGTACGCGTTAGCGATCAAATTCAATGGCCGTTGGCGAAAGATGAAGCTGCTGTCAAGCTTGATGATTCTCATTACTTTTTCTCTTTACGAATTCCGTCGACTTCGGTTAAAGTTACTGGTTCAGATAGTGATGAAGAAGCTGGTCCTCATCAGTATATTGATAATGAGTTTTTGAACTACGGTGTTACGATTGCGTCTAAAGGGCAAGGGGGTTTGATTAAGGAGCTTGATGGGATTCTTGAACATTACAGTAGTTTCTCTGTACAGAAGGTTTCGGAGAAGAGTGATGTTTTGGATGGGTCAATGGCGAAGGAGATTTCGCCTGCGGAGATGAAATctgaggggaagaagaaggaattGATGGAGGATCGATCGGCGGCGTATTGGACTACTATTGCAccgaatgttgaagattatagtGGTTGTGTTGCTAAGTTAATTGCGTCTGGATCGGGGCAGATGATTAGGGGGATTTTATGGTGTGGTGATGTTACTGTTAGTAGATTGAAATGGGGAAATGATTTTCTTACTAGGAGGATGGACCCTTGCACCAAGCAGGCTGAAGTTAGCCCCCAaaccatgagaagaattaaaag GGTGAAACGGATGACGAAGATGTCGGAGAAAGTGGCAACTGGAGTTTTATCTGGGGTTGTGAAAGTCTCAGGGTTCTTCACAAGTCCAATTGTGAATTCGAAAGCCGGCAAGAAGTTCTTTAGCCTCTTGCCAGGAGAAATAGTTCTTGCTTCCCTTGATGGATTCA GCAAGGTCTTTGATGCGGTTGAAGTAGCTGGAAAGAATGTCATGTCGACTACATCGACTGTAACTACAGGACTTGTTTCCCACAA GTATGGAGACAAAGCTGCTGAAGCTACAAATGAAGGGATGGATGCTGCTGGGCATGCGTTTGGTACAGCTTGGGCGGTGCTTAAGATTAGGAATGCTCTTAACCCAAAAAGTGCTTTCAAACCAACTTCCCTTGCCAAATCTGCTGCTAAAGCGGCTGCTGCTGACTTGAAGGCGTCAAAGGCCAAGAAGAAGTGA